A single region of the Streptomyces diastaticus subsp. diastaticus genome encodes:
- a CDS encoding aspartate kinase, translating into MGLVVQKYGGSSVADAEGIKRVAKRIVDAKRSGHQVVVVVSAMGDTTDELIDLAGEVSPIPSGREFDMLLTAGERISMALLAMAIKNLGHEAQSFTGSQAGVITDSAHNKARIIDVTPGRIRTSVDEGNIAIVAGFQGVSQDKKDITTLGRGGSDTTAVALAAALDADVCEIYTDVDGVFTADPRVVKKARKIDWISFEDMLELAASGSKVLLHRCVEYARRYNIPIHVRSSFSGLRGTWVSNEPQGDQKMEQAIISGVAHDTSEAKVTVVGVPDKPGEAAAIFRTIADAEVNIDMVVQNVSAASTGLTDISFTLPKAEGRKAIDALERAKGSIGFDSLRYDDQIGKISLVGAGMKTNPGVTAAFFEALSNASVNIELISTSEIRISVVTRADVVDDAVRAVHTAFGLDSDSDEAVVYGGTGR; encoded by the coding sequence GTGGGCCTTGTCGTGCAGAAGTACGGCGGCTCCTCCGTAGCCGATGCCGAGGGCATCAAGCGTGTCGCCAAGAGGATCGTCGATGCCAAGAGGAGCGGCCACCAAGTGGTCGTCGTGGTGTCGGCGATGGGTGACACGACGGATGAGCTGATCGATCTGGCCGGGGAGGTGTCCCCCATTCCGTCGGGCCGTGAGTTCGACATGCTGCTGACGGCGGGGGAGCGGATCTCCATGGCCTTGCTGGCGATGGCGATCAAAAACCTGGGTCACGAGGCCCAGTCCTTCACGGGCAGCCAGGCCGGTGTCATCACCGACTCGGCCCACAACAAAGCGCGCATCATCGATGTCACGCCGGGCCGCATCCGGACCTCGGTCGACGAGGGCAACATCGCCATCGTCGCGGGTTTCCAGGGCGTCTCGCAGGACAAGAAGGACATCACCACCCTCGGTCGCGGCGGTTCGGACACGACCGCCGTGGCGCTGGCGGCGGCGCTGGACGCCGACGTCTGCGAGATCTACACCGACGTCGACGGCGTCTTCACCGCCGACCCCCGGGTCGTCAAGAAGGCCCGCAAGATCGACTGGATCTCCTTCGAGGACATGCTGGAGCTGGCCGCGTCCGGCTCCAAGGTGCTGCTCCACCGCTGTGTGGAGTACGCCCGCCGCTACAACATCCCGATCCACGTGCGTTCCTCCTTCTCGGGGCTGCGCGGCACATGGGTCAGCAACGAACCGCAAGGGGACCAGAAGATGGAGCAGGCCATCATCTCGGGTGTCGCCCACGACACCTCCGAGGCCAAGGTCACGGTCGTCGGTGTGCCCGACAAGCCGGGCGAGGCCGCGGCGATCTTCCGCACGATCGCGGACGCCGAGGTCAACATCGACATGGTCGTGCAGAACGTGTCGGCCGCCTCCACGGGCCTGACCGACATCTCCTTCACGCTCCCGAAGGCCGAGGGCCGCAAGGCCATCGACGCCCTGGAGCGCGCCAAGGGCTCCATCGGCTTCGACTCGCTGCGCTACGACGACCAGATCGGCAAGATCTCCCTCGTCGGCGCCGGCATGAAGACCAACCCGGGCGTCACCGCCGCCTTCTTCGAGGCGCTCTCCAACGCCTCGGTCAACATCGAGCTGATCTCGACCTCCGAGATCCGCATCTCGGTCGTCACCCGTGCCGACGTCGTCGACGACGCCGTCCGCGCCGTCCACACCGCCTTCGGTCTCGACTCCGACTCGGACGAGGCGGTCGTGTACGGAGGCACCGGGCGATGA